AGCCGGCAAGCGGGCGGTAGCGCAAACGAGGGACGGCAGGCCGAGACGCGGGGTCCGGGAAACGGGGCGGGATACGGTGGTGGGCCTCTGTGGACACTACTCGAACCTTCTGCGGCCCGACCTGGTGCTAAGGCTTAGAGAACTCTTGGCCAGCGGTCAGTGACTCTGCTGGTCGTCTGGTAAAACATCTCATCCGCTTTCTTACGCCTCACAACCCCAACACCTGCCGCAGCTTAGCCTCGATTCCGCGCATGTCGGACTCAGCAAGTGCGCCCAGTCGCCGGGAGACCATGGATTGTTTTGTCGTTCTGATTATCCCCGTGACCACGGAGGGATAGAGGAGACCAGCCTCCTCCCACTTGGAGATACTATGGTCGCCAATCAGAAGGCGACCAACATTGCTCGTGATAGCTGCAATAATAGTTTCTTGCCTGCCCTGATGATAG
This window of the Dehalococcoidia bacterium genome carries:
- a CDS encoding type II toxin-antitoxin system PemK/MazF family toxin; this translates as MPPTTQYKRGDVVLVNFVFSEETGVKRRPALVVSSDAYHQGRQETIIAAITSNVGRLLIGDHSISKWEEAGLLYPSVVTGIIRTTKQSMVSRRLGALAESDMRGIEAKLRQVLGL